The following are encoded together in the Bradyrhizobium sp. CCGUVB1N3 genome:
- the pxpB gene encoding 5-oxoprolinase subunit PxpB, giving the protein MSTDEPRISLLGTSALLFDAPGPTELDTQRRIWALAEEAGQWPEIREAVPGMNNVMLSFVRPPSSLTSIETRLRSAWASAAALKLEGRLIELPVVYGGEGGPHVADVVAHTGLSLDDIAEIHSAPIYHVYALGSHPGYCYLGGMDQRIATPRRKTPTLRIPGGAVSIGGGQTGVSASPGPSGWNTIGSTEMRFFDPASDPPALLRPGDSIRFRIAAVIR; this is encoded by the coding sequence ATGAGCACCGATGAGCCCCGGATCAGCCTGCTTGGAACGAGCGCATTGCTGTTCGATGCGCCCGGTCCGACGGAACTCGACACGCAGCGGCGGATCTGGGCGCTAGCCGAGGAAGCCGGGCAATGGCCTGAAATTCGCGAGGCCGTGCCGGGCATGAACAACGTCATGCTCAGCTTTGTGCGTCCGCCCAGCTCGCTTACATCGATTGAAACGAGGTTACGGTCGGCCTGGGCCAGCGCCGCGGCGCTCAAGCTGGAAGGCCGGCTGATCGAGCTGCCGGTGGTCTATGGCGGCGAGGGCGGGCCGCATGTCGCCGATGTCGTCGCGCATACGGGATTGAGCCTCGACGACATTGCCGAAATCCATAGTGCGCCGATCTATCACGTCTACGCGCTCGGCAGTCATCCCGGCTATTGCTATCTCGGCGGCATGGACCAGCGGATAGCTACGCCGCGCCGCAAGACCCCTACGCTGAGGATTCCGGGAGGCGCCGTCTCAATCGGCGGCGGTCAGACCGGCGTGTCCGCATCGCCCGGGCCGAGCGGCTGGAACACGATCGGCAGCACCGAGATGCGTTTCTTTGACCCGGCCAGCGACCCACCGGCGCTGCTGCGTCCCGGTGACAGCATCCGCTTTCGCATCGCGGCGGTGATCCGATGA
- the accC gene encoding acetyl-CoA carboxylase biotin carboxylase subunit, producing the protein MFESVLIANRGEIALRIQRACRSLGLRTIVVYSEADRDAPYVERADVAVCIGPAAATHSYLDQAAILLAAKATGAEAVHPGYGFLAENAQFAERVSEAGLTFIGPSAECIRTMGDKVAAKKAMRAAGVPCVPGPDATLPDDPEAVRRLAHAIGYPVIVKAAGGGGGRGMRIVTEEAALLDALAVTREEARRAFDNGEVYIEKFLTHPRHVEIQVLADGYGQALWLGSRDCSLQRRHQKVIEEAPAPGIADALIAEIGERCARACQQIQYQGLGTFEFLFEDGAFYFIEMNTRLQVEHPVTEMTAGIDIVQQQIRVARGERLALTQADIRCRGHAFECRINAENPDSFAPSPGRITGWELPGGYGVRVDSHAGAGYTVSPHYDSMIAKLIVHGDDRADALARLRLALDEMSVSGISTNLPLHRRIASDPAFSSGAVDIHYLERRLREGAPRA; encoded by the coding sequence ATGTTCGAGTCCGTTCTGATCGCAAACCGCGGTGAGATTGCGCTTCGTATCCAGCGGGCGTGTCGGAGCCTCGGCCTGCGCACCATCGTCGTCTATTCCGAGGCCGATCGCGATGCGCCCTATGTCGAACGCGCGGATGTGGCAGTCTGCATCGGTCCGGCTGCGGCGACGCATAGCTATCTCGATCAGGCCGCCATCTTGCTCGCGGCCAAGGCGACAGGTGCTGAAGCTGTTCACCCCGGATATGGATTTCTGGCCGAGAACGCCCAATTCGCCGAGCGCGTCAGCGAGGCTGGCCTGACCTTCATCGGCCCTTCCGCCGAATGCATTCGGACCATGGGCGACAAGGTTGCCGCCAAGAAGGCGATGCGCGCGGCGGGCGTGCCCTGCGTTCCCGGCCCCGACGCAACCTTGCCGGATGATCCCGAGGCCGTTCGTCGCCTCGCTCATGCGATCGGCTATCCCGTCATCGTCAAAGCCGCAGGCGGAGGTGGCGGGCGAGGGATGCGGATCGTCACCGAAGAGGCAGCGCTGCTCGATGCGCTCGCCGTCACCCGCGAGGAAGCGCGACGCGCCTTCGACAACGGCGAAGTCTATATCGAAAAATTCCTGACCCATCCCCGGCACGTCGAAATCCAGGTGCTCGCCGATGGGTATGGTCAGGCGCTTTGGCTCGGCAGCCGGGACTGCTCGCTCCAGCGCCGCCACCAGAAGGTGATCGAAGAGGCGCCCGCGCCGGGAATCGCGGATGCGCTCATTGCCGAGATCGGCGAACGCTGCGCGCGGGCCTGTCAGCAGATCCAGTATCAGGGGCTCGGCACGTTCGAATTCCTGTTCGAAGACGGTGCCTTCTATTTCATCGAAATGAACACGCGACTGCAGGTCGAGCATCCCGTCACCGAGATGACGGCCGGGATCGACATCGTCCAGCAGCAGATCCGCGTCGCGCGCGGGGAACGGCTGGCGTTGACGCAAGCGGATATTCGCTGCCGCGGACATGCCTTCGAGTGCCGGATCAATGCCGAGAACCCGGATAGCTTCGCGCCGTCACCGGGCCGCATCACCGGCTGGGAACTGCCGGGCGGCTACGGCGTGCGCGTCGACAGCCATGCCGGTGCCGGCTACACGGTCTCACCGCACTACGATTCCATGATCGCAAAGCTGATCGTCCATGGCGACGATCGTGCTGATGCGCTGGCGCGGCTGCGGCTCGCGCTCGATGAAATGAGCGTCTCGGGGATCTCCACCAATTTGCCGCTACACCGCCGCATTGCGTCGGACCCGGCCTTCAGCTCGGGGGCGGTCGACATCCACTATCTCGAACGCCGCCTGCGCGAGGGAGCACCCCGCGCATGA